The genomic stretch TTGTACTACGCTTCACAATTTCcttatattttattattttattttaaatattttttatttattattattatatataattTAGACATGTATTATATCTAAAAATATATTTTAgtatttataaaaataatataatatttaaaaatatattatatttaaaataataatttttttcttatatttataataaatattatgaaGTTTTTATGAAGTCCATACAAAATTTAACTCGAATAATGATTTTTGAGTCCATATTATAATATGTCTTTTTTAATCTAATCTTAACAAGCCCGAGATCTATTTTAAAGGGTGAGAATAGAAGAAAAAAAAGTATTTCCTTCCCGTCCATATTTAAATTTCAAAGCCCATATCGAAGCCCAGAAAGCCCACAAACTTCTGGCGGGAAAACAAGTACTCTTTCCGCGCCATATCTTGCAGTTGCAGCTATTCAATACACTCGTTCTGTTCTTCACTCCACATCCCTACTTCCGATTTTCTCTTGGCGCGTTTAATCTCCGAACTACCAGTGCTATGGCTTCCAATTCTTCTCCCATGGATTTCGGTTTGTATTTTACTTCACTCTTCTTCCACTTCCTTATTCTCATTTCTAATTTCTAATTTCTAATTTCTAATTTCTAATTTCTAATTTCTAATTTCTAATTTTTGAATATcttaaaaccctaatttttgttTTTCAGATCCTTCGTCGCCGGACATTCCCCCCTCCAGTCCAATCCCCAACACATTATCTACTCCCGGCCGGAGACGCCGCCGTCAATCTACTACTCCGTCTGCATACGGAACTCCGCAGCCGAACCGATCTCGCTTGGCTTCCTCTGATGCTACCCCAACTCCCTCACGCCACCGCAGAGGGGGCGGTATTCCATCTGGCCGTCGTGTTCCCGCTACTCCGACTTCCACTTCTGACGACATTCCTATGTCTTCTGAAGGTGGAGACGGTTATGACATGGACGATGCTGGTCCCACCTACGTCTGGGGTACTAACATAAGTGTGGAAGATGTGAACGATGCGATTCAGAGGTTTTTGAAGCACTTCAGAGAACAGTCTACTTCGCAGGGGGATATTGATGATTTGGATACTGAAGGGAAGTATGAGAAATTGATTAAACAGGTTATTGAACTAGAAGGTGAATCTATTGATGTTGATGCTCGTGACGTGTTTGATCATGATCCTGATTTGTATACCAAGATGGTTAGGTACCCTCTTGAGGTGTTGGCCATTTTTGACATGGTTTTGATGAACATGGTGACCAGAATGAAACCCATGTTTGAGAAGCACGTGCAGACTCGGATTTTTAATCTCAAAACTTCAACTTCTATGAGAAATTTGAACCCCTCTGGTGAGTTCTTATCATCTGTACTTGAAGTTTTTCACTATGTGTGTTTGATTGCTAGCAGTTAGATTGATATACATATACTGATTTAATGTGGTCACCTCTTTTTCTTTTGTAGATGTTGAGAGGATGATCTCAATGAAGGGAATGATTATTCGGAGCAGCTCAATTATACCTGAAATCAGGGAAGCTATATTTAGGTGTCTTGTGTGTGGATACTGCTCTGACCCGGTTCTTGTGGAGAGGGGTAATTATACGAAGTTATTTCTGGCTATTCATGAAGTTAGTTGTTATGTTTTCATCTGTAATATTTTGCTGGCTATTTTGTTTTTCAGGCCGAATAGCCGAACCTACTGTATGCCTGAGGGAAGAGTGTCAGTCCAGAAATTCAATGACACTTGTTCACAACCGATGCAAGTAAGTCAAAGCTTATTTGTTTAAGAAAGTGAATTTTGAGTTGATGATTTAGAATTCTACTTAAATTTGATTGTTGGGTAGTGTTGCAATTCACATGATATTTGTATTGAAAGGTCTGCATTTTGAAGCAAGCTTCTTTAAACCTTTTTTTTTCCTTTTACCAATATGCTATGTACGTTGATTAGTCAGTTCCTTGTTTCTTCGTATTTTTGCTTGTGAGCAATCAGTAGCAGAACTGAAAATTTTCCTATAAGGTAAAAGATAGACAAAAAGCTGGATATGAATGCTACCAGTTTATTGTAAAATTGGCCTTTTGTTAAGTCCAGTGCAGTAACTCAATAATGTCTTCCTAAAATCAAGTAGTTTTATTCGAGGATCAGTTTGATCTAGAGGGTGAGAAAGTCTGCTTCATTAGTCATGATAACAAACAATTTCAAAAACAATTTTGAATTCTATTGGGTAGATTTTAGTGACCCATGGTTAATTGGCTGAAGGCCATGGTTATTAGTACCTATTTTGAACAAGTTTTCTTGATCACGCGACTATGCTGTGTAGAAATTTACCAGTTGAATTTCAGATCCAAAATCCTTGTAACTTCAAATAACATATTTGTGCTGAAATCAGGTTTACTGATAAACAAATTGTGAGGCTCCAGGAGACACCCGATGAGATACCCGAAGGAGGAACACCTCACACAGTTAGCTTGCTGATGCATGACAAGCTGGTGGATACCGGAAAGCCAGGTGACCGAGTTGAGGTGAGACTATACAGTATCATACTTGGTGATAAAGCGATGTTTATATACTTTTGCATTCATAACAGCAATTGTTTTCTTGATTGTACATCAGGTAACTGGTATATACAGGGCTATGAGTGTCAGGGTGGGTCCAACGCAAAGATCTGTTAAGTCATTGTTCAAAGTATGGGTTGCCCTCTCATTTCATTTGCTTTTTTAGAGCTTCACCTTTTCATTTTTCATGTTGTCTAATTGATATTTGTTTTGTCCTGTTCATTTTGTAGACTTATATTGATTGTCTCCACATAAAGAAGACATCAAAGTCCCGGATGCTAGTTGAGGATGCTATGGAGGCTGACAGTGGCCAGGGCAGAAATGCAGAAGAAGTTATATTTAGCGAAGAAAAGGTACATTTTGTATATCTCTTGAATGAATTATCTGCCTGTTGTATTGCCCTGCTAATTGCATGCTTGTCTGAGTTTCAGGTGGCTCAACTGAAGGAGCTCTCAAAACAACCAGATATTTATGAAAGACTGACAAAGTCATTGGCTCCAAACATCTGGGAGCTAGATGATGTAAAGAAAGGTCTTCTTTGCCAGGTAACACATCTTTCTAGCTAATCTTtcatttgttgtttgtttgtcaAATATTCTCAGCATGCtagtttttattttctttcagCTTTTTGGGGGAAATGCTTTGAAGTTGGCAACTGGTGCAAGCTTTCGTGGTGATATAAATGTTCTTCTTGTTGGTGATCCTGGAACAAGCAAGTCACAGCTACTCCAGTACATACACAAACTGTCTCCACGTGGCATTTACACCAGTGGAAGGGGGAGCTCAGCTGTTGGATTGACTGCTTATGTGGCAAAAGATCCTGAAACAGGCGAAACTGTATAGACTAAGTCCATGATCTTTTAGTGTCTACTATTGGAAATATGGTAGAACCTAATTATTTCTGCTAAATCTTCAGGTTCTTGAGAGTGGCGCCCTAGTATTGAGCGACCGAGGTATTTGCTGCATAGATGAATTTGACAAAATGTCTGACAATGCAAGGAGCATGTTGCATGAGGTTGGTTTTTTTTCCTATGTGTTTCTGCAGTCATGTCCTGTTATTTCGCCAATACTTTGCATAATTTGAAATATATAGGTTTTGATGTTTCCAACTATTCCATGTTAGCTTTCTACTTTTAAGTGACTAATACACTTGTCCCTGTTTTACTCCAGGTGATGGAACAACAAACTGTTTCAATAGCAAAGGCAGGCATTATTGCTTCCCTCAATGCTAGGACCTCGGTGTTGGCCTGTGCAAATCCTAGTGGGTCACGATATAATCCTCGCTTATCTGTCATTGACAACATACACCTTCCTCCCACTCTTTTATCAAGGTTAGTTGCTGGAGCTAATAATTAAGCTATGGTTCTGGCTACATATTTATGCAATTCTTCATTGATGGGGGCAACTAGTTATTATCCATTTTGGCATTGCCTAAATATTATATGATTCATTGTCATGCAAGCAAAGATTGAGTCTGTTGATTTTTTTATGAAACCTAATGTGATGAGTGGGGGTTGTAATAACACAATTAAAAAAACAGTAAATAAAAGTTACTGAACAACTTTGTAAGTGTTACTTTGAACTGAATTGATCTCTTTTTTGGCAGGTTTGATTTGATTTACTTATTACTTGACAAGGCTGATGAACAGACTGACAGACGACTTGCCAAACATATTGTTTCCCTACACTTCAAGGATCATGAGGTTTGATTAAATCTTGCAATCATTTACTCAGAAGATCTAAACTTGATTGCTTTTGTATACTCAGTTGGATATTATGTTACCATAATTGCAGGCCATGGAGCAGGATGTGTTGGATATTTCTACACTAACTGATTACGTTAGCTACGCCCGAAAGCATATACATCCACAGCTGTCAGATGAAGCTGCTGATGAATTGATTACTGGCTATGTAAAAATAAGGGGTAGGGGGAAATTTACTGGCAGTAGCAAAAAGGTGATACAAATGAGACACTTCTTGATATTGGAATTATGCTGATTTTCATATGTTTGTGCATGTTACTCTGCTGCATTTGTTGATCTTGCCTATTAATTAAACAGGTAATAACAGCAACTCCTAGGCAGATTGAAAGTTTGTTGCGCCTTAGTGAAGCATTGGCTAGGATTCGCTTCTCAGAATGGGTTAGTTAAGCTTGTTTAGTTTCTTGATATCTTGATATGAAATTGCATGTTCAATTATTAAGTAGCTTGTTGTCCACAGGTTGAAAAGCATGATGTATTAGAGGCATTTCGGCTTCTAGAAGTTGCGATGCAGCAGTCTGCAATGGATATAAAAACTGGTAATTATCAGAACAAGCCCCAAACTCTTGATTTCCAACTCACTATTTAAGAGCATATACTTTTCTCTTCACAGGAACTATTGACATGGATCTTATTACCACTGGTGTTTCGGCAAGTGAAAGGATCAGACGAGAAAGTTTGATTCAAGACACTCGCAACATAATAATGGAGAAGATGCAAATTGGGGGACGGTCTATGCGTTTATTGGAGGTATTACCATGGTCTATAAAACCAATCAGTATGGATTATGTTCAGTTTGAGACAAGACAATGATCtaatattaattaaaatgatTGTGCAGATATTGGAAGAATTGAAGAATCAGAGCCCTGGCAACGAAATTCATCTTAATGATGTAAGCCCCTTCTCTTCTAGAATACTTTTTTTACCAGTGTGTGCTCCATCCCTAAGGATGAGTGAACTAATGAGCTAATTCATGTTGAATACAGCTAAGGAATGCAGTTTCTACTCTTGCCAGCGAAGGATTTCTTTCCATGGCTGGTGAGAGTGTAAAAAGAACATGATTCTACGAGGCAGGGTCATCATTGGGTTTATTGGACTGTGATATTACTTACCAGTACTACTAGCTAGTTTCATGTATTAACTGCAACCATTTCCGGTGATGATACATGTACACATTATACACAGTAAATTAGAAATGTATCCCCCCGTTGGATCATTTGGTTTTTGAAAGTCTGTCATTTGGTTTTCTTAAAGGCCCTTGTCACTAGTAACGATTAATTACTTAATTTGCTACTGCAGCTTTTCATTCTTTACTTTTAATCATTATGATTTTTAGCATGTGAAAAAGTAATGTGATGAGGAGCTGTTTGAATTTCCATATACACACAATCCTATCCATTATTCAAAGAACTATTAAAAAGGATTGAAATGGTATTTTTTAAAACCACCTCACAAATAATACATATCATGAATAATACATCCACAACATGATGATGTTTCTGCAATGCAAGCTCCATCAATATTATGCTTCTCCTAATTTTTCTTTGGTAGTTTTCATCAAACCATAACCACTTCTTTATGATCAAGTTTCCTTAACCCTAAGCCTTTGTCTTCTTTGTGGTTGGTTAACATGTCCCAGTTAACATGGTATTTTTTGCTTCTCCAAAGTATCTCCCCAAATAAATCTATTTTGGAGATGTTGAATCTCTTCGATGGAAGCTTTAGGAAGGATATCCGTCATCATAGGGTAAATTGGAACCGCCTACAACACACTCTTTGTCTAAGTAACGCGACATGCAAAAGAAAGTTGGTTAGTTTTCAAGCTAGCTAGTTTAGACAAAATCTATTCCAAGAAATATTGGTAATCTATTCTTCTAAGACTCTTCTCGCCTAATGGCACTCCTAGATACTTTTCCAAGTCGTGTTTCACTGAACCTAGAGATCTGTTTGATCTTTGTTCACATGCTTTTTGCCACATTTTTGGAAAATATGATACATGATTTGTCTTGATTGACTTCCTGGTACATGATTTGTCTTGATTGACTTCCTGGTCTGGCATGTCATTAAATATGAATAGTCATAACACACTCCATTTTGCTTTGAGTAGCTTCCCTTATTAACAAGTCATCTGCCAACATCAAATGCGAAATCCAAGGTCCCTTCTCCCCCCTGCGAATGACTATCCAATCTTTAACATTCGCTGCTTCCACGATGAAATGTGTAAATTTCTCCATACACAAGACGAAGAGATACAATAATATTTGGTCCCCTTGACGGATAACACGTTGTGGTCTAAAATACTCATTTTTTTTTGTTCCAGTTCACATTTGTTTAGATACTTGTAACATCATGCATAATTATATTCATTATGTCATATGAGAATTGAATTTCCTTAAACACTCTCTAGATGAATTCCCCACTAATTTTGTCATATGTCTTTAAGAGATCGATTTTGAGGATAAAGTATGCTTTGCGACCCTTCATGTTATGCATCACCTCTTTGATTATTATAATATTCTCGTGGATATTTCTCCCTGGAACAAATCCGATTTGATAAGGAGAAACAAATTTTTGGATACAATCTTTTAGTCCATTGGCTACCACCTTGCTGACAACTTTGTAAATTATATTACATAACGAAATGAGATGAAAGTCTGACACCGCTTAGGGATGCTCTACTTTAGGGATCAAACAAATGTATGTTTGATTTATATGCATAATTTCACTAGGATTTCTCCAAATTCTTTTCACTAATTCATAAAACTTTGTTTCCAACCATTTTCCACAATTTTTGATAGAACCCAATTGGAAAATCATTCGGGCCTAGAGCTTTCCAAGGATTAATGGAAAACACCGACGCCTTAACTTCTTCCTCTTCAACATCTTTGATAAGCCTTTAGTGATCTTCAGTTTCAATACAATGATACTTAATGTTTGTCTCAATCCATTTGCACCACTTGCTATTGATTTTGAAGAGCTTTTGAAAGTACTCAATAGCCAAACATTTGAGCTATCTATTCTTCTCTATCCATTTCCCGTTGTCATCCTTTAACATGACAATTTTATTTCTCCTTCTTCTATTGATGTCTTCGTATGATACTACTTCGTGTTACGATAACCATCAACAAGCCATTTTAACATGGAACGCTGAAACCAGATTAACTccttttttttatatatattttaagAATGTCTCTTAATTCGTTATGCAGCATTTGTTCCAACTTGGTCAATCCTGCATGAATCCTGCTATTTTAGATGCTGACATGAATACCTTTTAGCCTTGTCATTAACTCCTTATTCTTAGTTATGACCTTGTATAAAGTATTCAATTTCCAGCTTTCTATCACCTCTCTGACCTTTAGCATATTCTCTTCCATCTTTTCATCTTCCTTCTAAGCCGCGTTTATCATATCTTGATAGGAACCCACAAGAATCCAAGCACTCT from Lathyrus oleraceus cultivar Zhongwan6 chromosome 7, CAAS_Psat_ZW6_1.0, whole genome shotgun sequence encodes the following:
- the LOC127108178 gene encoding DNA replication licensing factor MCM4, whose amino-acid sequence is MASNSSPMDFDPSSPDIPPSSPIPNTLSTPGRRRRRQSTTPSAYGTPQPNRSRLASSDATPTPSRHRRGGGIPSGRRVPATPTSTSDDIPMSSEGGDGYDMDDAGPTYVWGTNISVEDVNDAIQRFLKHFREQSTSQGDIDDLDTEGKYEKLIKQVIELEGESIDVDARDVFDHDPDLYTKMVRYPLEVLAIFDMVLMNMVTRMKPMFEKHVQTRIFNLKTSTSMRNLNPSDVERMISMKGMIIRSSSIIPEIREAIFRCLVCGYCSDPVLVERGRIAEPTVCLREECQSRNSMTLVHNRCKFTDKQIVRLQETPDEIPEGGTPHTVSLLMHDKLVDTGKPGDRVEVTGIYRAMSVRVGPTQRSVKSLFKTYIDCLHIKKTSKSRMLVEDAMEADSGQGRNAEEVIFSEEKVAQLKELSKQPDIYERLTKSLAPNIWELDDVKKGLLCQLFGGNALKLATGASFRGDINVLLVGDPGTSKSQLLQYIHKLSPRGIYTSGRGSSAVGLTAYVAKDPETGETVLESGALVLSDRGICCIDEFDKMSDNARSMLHEVMEQQTVSIAKAGIIASLNARTSVLACANPSGSRYNPRLSVIDNIHLPPTLLSRFDLIYLLLDKADEQTDRRLAKHIVSLHFKDHEAMEQDVLDISTLTDYVSYARKHIHPQLSDEAADELITGYVKIRGRGKFTGSSKKVITATPRQIESLLRLSEALARIRFSEWVEKHDVLEAFRLLEVAMQQSAMDIKTGTIDMDLITTGVSASERIRRESLIQDTRNIIMEKMQIGGRSMRLLEILEELKNQSPGNEIHLNDLRNAVSTLASEGFLSMAGESVKRT